In the Pan paniscus chromosome 8, NHGRI_mPanPan1-v2.0_pri, whole genome shotgun sequence genome, one interval contains:
- the MTPAP gene encoding poly(A) RNA polymerase, mitochondrial isoform X1, which produces MAVPGVGLLTRLNLCAQRRTRVQRPIVRLLSCPGTVAKDLRRDEQPSGSVETGFEDKIPKRRFSEMQNERREQAQRTVLIHCPEKISENKFLKYLSQFGPINNHFFYESFGLYAVVEFCQKESIGSLQNGTHTPSTAMETAIPFRSRFFNLKLKNQTSERSRVRSSNQLPRSNKQLFELLCYAESIDDQLNTLLKEFQLTEENTKLRYLTCSLIEDIAAAYFPDCIVRPFGSSVNTFGKLGCDLDMFLDLDETRNLSAHKTSGNFLMEFQVKNVPSERIATQKILSVLGECLDHFGPGCVGVQKILNARCPLVRFSHQASGFQCDLTTNNRIALTSSELLYIYGALDSRVRALVFSIRCWARAHSLTSSIPGAWITNFSLTMMVIFFLQRRSPPILPTLDSLKTLADAEDKCVIEGNNCTFVRDLSRIKPSQNTETLELLLKEFFEYFGNFAFDKNSINIRQGREQNKPDSSPLYIQNPFETSLNISKNVSQSQLQKFVDLARESAWILQQEDIDRPSISSNRPWGLVSLLLPSPPNRKSFTKKKSNKFAIETVKNLLESLKGNRTENFTKTSGKRTISTQT; this is translated from the exons atggcGGTTCCCGGCGTGGGGCTCTTGACCCGTTTGAACCTGTGTGCCCAGAGAAGAACTCGAGTCCAGCGGCCTATCGTCAGGCTTTTGAGTTGCCCAGGAACTGTGGCCAAAGACCTTAGGAGAGACGAGCAGCCTTCAGGGAGCGTGGAGACAG GCTTTGAAGACAAGATTCCCAAAAGGAGATTCTCTGAGATGCAAAATGAAAGACGAGAACAGGCACAGAGGACTGTTTTAATACATTGCCCAGAGAAAATCAGTGAAAAcaagtttcttaaatatttatcccAATTTGGACCTATTAATAATCATTTCTTCTATGAAAGCTTT GGTCTCTATGCTGTCGTAGAATTTTGCCAAAAGGAAAGCATAGGTTCACTGCAGAATGGGACTCATACTCCAAGCACGGCCATGGAGACTGCAATTCCATTCAGATCACGTTTCTTCAATCTGAAGTTGAAAAACCAGACTTCTGAACGGTCACGCGTACGGTCAAGTAATCAGTTGCCACGTTCAAACAAGCAGCTTTTTGAATTACTTTGTTATGCAGAAAGT ATAGACGATCAGCTGAACACTCTCTTGAAGGAGTTCCAGCTAACAGAGGAGAACACTAAGCTCCGATATCTCACCTGTTCTCTTATTGAAGACATAGCCGCTGCATATTTTCCAGACTGCATAGTCAGACCCTTTGGCTCCTCAGTCAACACTTTTGGGAAGTTAGGATGTGATTTGGACATGTTTTTGGATCTAGATGAAACCAGAAACCTCAGCGCTCACAAG aCCTCAGGAAATTTTCTGATGGAATTTCAAGTGAAAAATGTTCCTTCAGaaagaattgcaactcagaaGATCCTGTCTGTGTTAGGAGAGTGCCTTGACCACTTTGGCCCTGGTTGTGTGGGTgtgcaaaaaatattaaatgcccGGTGTCCGCTCGTGAGGTTCTCACACCAGGCCTCTGGATTTCAGTGTGATTTGACTACGAACAATAG gattgCCTTGACAAGTTCCGAACTCCTTTATATATATGGTGCCCTAGACTCAAGAGTGAGAGCCTTGGTGTTCAGTATACGGTGCTGGGCTCGAGCACATTCACTAACAAGTAGTATTCCTGGTGCATGGATTACAAATTTCTCCCTTACAATGATGGTCATCttttttctccagagaagatCACCCCCTATTCTTCCAACACTAGATTCCTTAAAAACCCTAGCAG ATGCAGAAGATAAATGTGTAATAGAAGGCAACAACTGCACATTTGTTCGTGACTTGAGTAGAATTAAACCTTCACAGAACACAGAAACATTAG aatTACTACTGAAGGAATTTTTTGAGTATTTCGGCAATTTTGCTTTCGATAAAAATTCCATAAATATTCGACAG GGAAGGGAGCAAAACAAACCTGATTCTTCTCCTCTGTACATTCAGAATCCATTTGAAACTTCTCTCAACATAAGCAAAAATGTAAGTCAAAGCCAGCTGCAAAAATTTGTAGATTTGGCCCGAGAAAGTGCCTGGATTTTACAACAGGAAGATATAGATCGACCTTCCATATCAAGTAATCGGCCCTGGGGGCTGGTATCCCTATTGCTACCATCTCCTCCAAACAGAAAGTCCTTTACCAAGAAGAAAAGCAATAAGTTTGCAATTGAAACAGTCAAAAACTTGTTAGAATCTTTAAAAGGTAACAGAACAGAAAATTTCACAAAAACCAGTGGGAAGAGAACAATTAGTACTCAGACATGA
- the MTPAP gene encoding poly(A) RNA polymerase, mitochondrial isoform X2, translating to MQNERREQAQRTVLIHCPEKISENKFLKYLSQFGPINNHFFYESFGLYAVVEFCQKESIGSLQNGTHTPSTAMETAIPFRSRFFNLKLKNQTSERSRVRSSNQLPRSNKQLFELLCYAESIDDQLNTLLKEFQLTEENTKLRYLTCSLIEDIAAAYFPDCIVRPFGSSVNTFGKLGCDLDMFLDLDETRNLSAHKTSGNFLMEFQVKNVPSERIATQKILSVLGECLDHFGPGCVGVQKILNARCPLVRFSHQASGFQCDLTTNNRIALTSSELLYIYGALDSRVRALVFSIRCWARAHSLTSSIPGAWITNFSLTMMVIFFLQRRSPPILPTLDSLKTLADAEDKCVIEGNNCTFVRDLSRIKPSQNTETLELLLKEFFEYFGNFAFDKNSINIRQGREQNKPDSSPLYIQNPFETSLNISKNVSQSQLQKFVDLARESAWILQQEDIDRPSISSNRPWGLVSLLLPSPPNRKSFTKKKSNKFAIETVKNLLESLKGNRTENFTKTSGKRTISTQT from the exons ATGCAAAATGAAAGACGAGAACAGGCACAGAGGACTGTTTTAATACATTGCCCAGAGAAAATCAGTGAAAAcaagtttcttaaatatttatcccAATTTGGACCTATTAATAATCATTTCTTCTATGAAAGCTTT GGTCTCTATGCTGTCGTAGAATTTTGCCAAAAGGAAAGCATAGGTTCACTGCAGAATGGGACTCATACTCCAAGCACGGCCATGGAGACTGCAATTCCATTCAGATCACGTTTCTTCAATCTGAAGTTGAAAAACCAGACTTCTGAACGGTCACGCGTACGGTCAAGTAATCAGTTGCCACGTTCAAACAAGCAGCTTTTTGAATTACTTTGTTATGCAGAAAGT ATAGACGATCAGCTGAACACTCTCTTGAAGGAGTTCCAGCTAACAGAGGAGAACACTAAGCTCCGATATCTCACCTGTTCTCTTATTGAAGACATAGCCGCTGCATATTTTCCAGACTGCATAGTCAGACCCTTTGGCTCCTCAGTCAACACTTTTGGGAAGTTAGGATGTGATTTGGACATGTTTTTGGATCTAGATGAAACCAGAAACCTCAGCGCTCACAAG aCCTCAGGAAATTTTCTGATGGAATTTCAAGTGAAAAATGTTCCTTCAGaaagaattgcaactcagaaGATCCTGTCTGTGTTAGGAGAGTGCCTTGACCACTTTGGCCCTGGTTGTGTGGGTgtgcaaaaaatattaaatgcccGGTGTCCGCTCGTGAGGTTCTCACACCAGGCCTCTGGATTTCAGTGTGATTTGACTACGAACAATAG gattgCCTTGACAAGTTCCGAACTCCTTTATATATATGGTGCCCTAGACTCAAGAGTGAGAGCCTTGGTGTTCAGTATACGGTGCTGGGCTCGAGCACATTCACTAACAAGTAGTATTCCTGGTGCATGGATTACAAATTTCTCCCTTACAATGATGGTCATCttttttctccagagaagatCACCCCCTATTCTTCCAACACTAGATTCCTTAAAAACCCTAGCAG ATGCAGAAGATAAATGTGTAATAGAAGGCAACAACTGCACATTTGTTCGTGACTTGAGTAGAATTAAACCTTCACAGAACACAGAAACATTAG aatTACTACTGAAGGAATTTTTTGAGTATTTCGGCAATTTTGCTTTCGATAAAAATTCCATAAATATTCGACAG GGAAGGGAGCAAAACAAACCTGATTCTTCTCCTCTGTACATTCAGAATCCATTTGAAACTTCTCTCAACATAAGCAAAAATGTAAGTCAAAGCCAGCTGCAAAAATTTGTAGATTTGGCCCGAGAAAGTGCCTGGATTTTACAACAGGAAGATATAGATCGACCTTCCATATCAAGTAATCGGCCCTGGGGGCTGGTATCCCTATTGCTACCATCTCCTCCAAACAGAAAGTCCTTTACCAAGAAGAAAAGCAATAAGTTTGCAATTGAAACAGTCAAAAACTTGTTAGAATCTTTAAAAGGTAACAGAACAGAAAATTTCACAAAAACCAGTGGGAAGAGAACAATTAGTACTCAGACATGA